The Carassius auratus strain Wakin unplaced genomic scaffold, ASM336829v1 scaf_tig00015585, whole genome shotgun sequence genomic interval TTAACAACAGATCCTGTACATTTGtggaaacaattaaaaataaagcatggggcaaaaaatatgtacaaattgatGGAAACTGATTGAATGGCTTGAAACGTTTCAAGCCAAAAGTGTTGGaagataaaagtaaaagtaaaagtaatcaaCCTTTTGCTTCATTGTTTTAATGACTCCCTCATCTCTGTATATTCTTTGTATGAACATGTCGTCTTCagtaaacacaacaaaatcacacCACTTCATCCCGGAAATGAACAGTTGGCCCTGCACCTGCCAGTAGTAAGTGTGAGACTGTTTGAGCTGTAGCACTCCACCAGAGACCCTAAGGTAGGCACAGTCCACATAGCTTCTCAAATTTGGGCACTTCACTTCTACCAGTCCAAACACAGGATCAGCTTTAGGGTCGTACACCAACCCATCTGGTGATGAGCCAAGCCAAGGTGCATCGGGGTGGATGATAAAACCACAAGGGTAGTGATTTACCTCCTGAATGCAGCAGTATTCCTCAATAGCTTTGGGCTCCATCTGAAGGCCCCGCTTCATTTCTGCAGACTGATAGCCTGACTTCAAAATTCTCACCGCTAGACTCGCCGCTGAGGACTGCCCTCTCACATGGCAAACTTCTCTAGACATAAATTGATacacataaaaataactttaGTATTTATATTAGATGACAATAAATGAGTATTAAGAAATGAGtataaatgagaaaacaaaatgtGCTGAATGTGCCAGTATAATTTACAGTTACCTGAATCTAGAGGAGGTTAGACGTGGCTTTCTCAATAAATGCCATTCCCTCATTGTGCTTTGTTGTCTTGTGCCCATCTCAGTTTCGTGTGCCATGACTTCTGTTGTTGCTAGAGAAGTCATGTGCATCTGCTGATGGTGAGTCAACACAAAACAGCACTCTGAGGGACCTAGACAGTAGCCATCCAGAGGTAAGTATGGTCGTGGTGGTGCAGTGCTATGTGGACAGGTCTTTGGTGGGCTCCATGCTGGAAGTTGATAGGACAGTAAACTCCCTTCTTGGACTTTTCCAAAAGCGCTGTCAACTAAAGGCACATCCCCTGAAATACCCATAGTGGCTATTAAAGGAGCAGATTCTTTCGACATGCCTTCGTAAATATCCTTCACCCGTAGAACTGATATGTCTGGAAGGCAACAGGTCAGGTTACAGGCAGCTTTATACAGGTTGCTCCTGAAAACACATAAAAGACATGCACACAGTGTTAATTAAAGGTTCATGTAATGTGTAGATTACAGTGATCATAAACAagtctgaaaaaaagtattttacagtttaatacataTTTTCAACACATGCATGTAGTAAAACAACTTCCCATTTCTACACCTTACCTGATGCCTTCTGCCAATCTTCTCTCCTTGGGCCTAGCTGACAATACCACCATTTCATTTGTTGGACCAGGCTTAAAGCCCTGTAAATGAATGTTGTATAAGAACTTATTTGTGCTGTATTTAGTTTACTTTAGCTCCATGATTTACCTATTTTCATAAGAAAAGATTCTGCACTATCTGTGTTATTGGAAGTTGATGTGAGAACAAGAACAAAACTTAACAAAGAAGATGTAGGATTATATTATAATGtgtaaattaacaattaattgtGATAGTGTTGAGCAGCATCACCTGGGTCCTGGGTTTGTGCCATTGCTGCTCAGACCCTGTGCAGCTGTGAGTCGGGGGGACAGCTGCCGCTCCCTGTTGGCTGTAATGTGCTGTTTGGAAGAGCAATGCTGCAATGTGATTACATAGAGCAAGCCCTGCCACACATGAGCACTGACAGGCCATCAGCTCAACAGGTTTAGTGTGTTTGAGGACAACCTGTAAGCGAAAAAGATATCAATAGTATATTTTCTGTGTTTTAGGATTCAGGCAATCATAGTCACTAATTACTGgaataaataatcattagttgAATTATGTTGGTTTGCACTGTATCTAGTGTTTGAATCTTCCTTGGGCTACAGTGTCAAATGTTGGCAAGCTAACTAACTCTACTCTCTGGGAATCTTAATAGGCCgtatttgtaataaattactGTGTATATACTTGTTAGAATAAACA includes:
- the LOC113074877 gene encoding uncharacterized protein LOC113074877 isoform X2, yielding MACQCSCVAGLALCNHIAALLFQTAHYSQQGAAAVPPTHSCTGSEQQWHKPRTQGFKPGPTNEMVVLSARPKERRLAEGIRSNLYKAACNLTCCLPDISVLRVKDIYEGMSKESAPLIATMGISGDVPLVDSAFGKVQEGSLLSYQLPAWSPPKTCPHSTAPPRPYLPLDGYCLGPSECCFVLTHHQQMHMTSLATTEVMAHETEMGTRQQSTMREWHLLRKPRLTSSRFREVCHVRGQSSAASLAVRILKSGYQSAEMKRGLQMEPKAIEEYCCIQEVNHYPCGFIIHPDAPWLGSSPDGLVYDPKADPVFGLVEVKCPNLRSYVDCAYLRVSGGVLQLKHGVILLCLLKTTCSYKEYTEMRESLKQ
- the LOC113074877 gene encoding uncharacterized protein LOC113074877 isoform X1; protein product: MACQCSCVAGLALCNHIAALLFQTAHYSQQGAAAVPPTHSCTGSEQQWHKPRTQGFKPGPTNEMVVLSARPKERRLAEGIRSNLYKAACNLTCCLPDISVLRVKDIYEGMSKESAPLIATMGISGDVPLVDSAFGKVQEGSLLSYQLPAWSPPKTCPHSTAPPRPYLPLDGYCLGPSECCFVLTHHQQMHMTSLATTEVMAHETEMGTRQQSTMREWHLLRKPRLTSSRFREVCHVRGQSSAASLAVRILKSGYQSAEMKRGLQMEPKAIEEYCCIQEVNHYPCGFIIHPDAPWLGSSPDGLVYDPKADPVFGLVEVKCPNLRSYVDCAYLRVSGGVLQLKQSHTYYWQVQGQLFISGMKWCDFVVFTEDDMFIQRIYRDEGVIKTMKQKVDYFYFYFYLPTLLA